The following proteins come from a genomic window of Salvia hispanica cultivar TCC Black 2014 chromosome 4, UniMelb_Shisp_WGS_1.0, whole genome shotgun sequence:
- the LOC125220193 gene encoding laccase-12-like, with amino-acid sequence MGGLSISLCSCFILLLLSTANAKVHYHDFIVQATPVKRLCKTQNAITVNGMFPGPTLEVNNGDTLVVNVVNRAQYNVTIHWHGVRQIRTGWADGPEFVTQCPIRPGGSYTYRFTIQGQEGTLWWHAHSSWLRATVYGALIIRPKQGDSYPFQKPKRETVLLLGEWWNADPIAVIRQAMRTGAAPNVSDAYTINGQPGDLYNCSSEDTVIVPVDSGETNLVRVVNAALNQQLFLKIANHKLTVVAADASYVKPFTTSVLMLGPGQTTDVLITADQPPARYYIAAEAYASAQGAPFDNTTTTAILEYKSAPCPAKGANAKPVMPRMPAFNDTATATAFTTSFRSPRRVEVPTKIDHNLFFTVGLGLNNCPPGASRSTCQGPNGTRFTASMNNVSFVLPSTLSLLQAHQQRVPGVFTTDFPASPPVRFDYTGNVSRSLWQPVLGTKLYKLRYGETVQLVLQGTSIFTAENHPIHLHGYDFYILAEGFGNFNPSRDSGKFNLIDPPLRNTASVPVGGWTVIRFLADNPGVWLMHCHLDVHIGWGLATAFLVENGVGELETLEAPPPDLPAC; translated from the exons ATGGGAGGACTCAGCATCTCACTCTGTTCTTGTTTCATCTTATTGCTCCTCTCCACAGCAAATGCCAAAGTCCACTACCACGATTTCATC GTGCAAGCAACCCCAGTGAAGAGGCTGTGCAAGACTCAAAACGCGATCACGGTTAATGGAATGTTCCCGGGGCCCACACTGGAAGTGAACAATGGCGATACTCTAGTGGTTAACGTCGTCAACAGAGCCCAGTACAATGTAACCATTCACTG GCACGGTGTGAGGCAGATTAGGACTGGATGGGCTGATGGACCGGAATTTGTGACTCAATGCCCTATAAGGCCGGGAGGGAGTTACACTTACCGGTTCACCATCCAAGGACAAGAAGGTACTCTTTGGTGGCACGCGCACAGTTCCTGGCTCAGAGCTACCGTCTATGGAGCTTTGATCATTCGCCCGAAACAAGGAGACTCGTATCCCTTCCAAAAGCCAAAGCGCGAAACTGTCCTCCTTCTTG GTGAATGGTGGAATGCTGATCCAATCGCGGTTATTAGACAAGCCATGAGAACAGGAGCCGCTCCCAACGTTTCCGATGCTTACACAATCAATGGCCAGCCTGGAGACCTCTACAATTGCTCTAGTGAAG ATACAGTGATAGTGCCTGTGGACTCTGGCGAGACGAATCTCGTCAGAGTTGTGAACGCCGCGCTGAACCAGCAACTCTTCTTGAAAATCGCCAATCACAAGCTGACGGTGGTTGCAGCTGACGCCTCTTACGTTAAGCCCTTCACCACCTCAGTGCTCATGCTCGGGCCAGGCCAGACCACCGACGTCCTAATCACCGCTGATCAGCCGCCTGCGAGATACTACATCGCAGCAGAAGCCTACGCTAGTGCACAAGGCGCACCATTCGATAACACCACAACTACAGCCATCCTCGAATACAAATCCGCCCCCTGCCCGGCTAAAGGCGCCAATGCCAAGCCAGTCATGCCAAGAATGCCAGCTTTCAACGACACTGCTACCGCCACTGCCTTCACAACCAGCTTCAGAAGCCCGAGACGAGTTGAAGTGCCCACTAAGATCGATCACAACCTCTTCTTCACCGTTGGACTAGGCCTCAACAACTGCCCCCCCGGCGCCAGTAGAAGTACCTGCCAGGGTCCGAATGGCACTCGTTTTACCGCCAGCATGAACAACGTATCTTTCGTGCTGCCATCCACCTTGTCCTTGCTTCAAGCGCATCAACAGCGCGTGCCTGGTGTCTTCACCACAGACTTTCCAGCAAGCCCTCCCGTAAGATTTGATTATACCGGGAACGTCAGCCGCTCACTCTGGCAGCCTGTTCTGGGGACTAAACTCTACAAGTTACGATATGGAGAAACAGTGCAGTTAGTTCTACAGGGAACAAGCATCTTCACCGCCGAAAACCACCCAATCCATCTCCATGGCTACGACTTCTACATACTTGCTGAAGGATTCGGAAATTTCAATCCAAGTAGAGATTCAGGCAAATTCAATCTCATAGACCCTCCACTACGGAACACAGCAAGTGTCCCGGTCGGTGGATGGACAGTAATCAGATTCTTGGCAGACAATCCAG GGGTATGGCTAATGCACTGTCACTTGGATGTTCACATTGGGTGGGGTCTAGCAACGGCTTTCCTAGTAGAGAACGGTGTTGGCGAACTGGAGACACTCGAAGCGCCTCCACCCGATCTTCCAGCTTGCTAG